A single genomic interval of Dyella sp. GSA-30 harbors:
- the upp gene encoding uracil phosphoribosyltransferase, with translation MKIVEVRHPLIQHKLGLMRRAGISTKEFRELASEVAALLTYEATKDLETLSQEIEGWAGPVQVQQIKGKKITVVPILRAGLGMLPGVLDMIPSAKVSVVGLQRDEETLKPVTYYEKLSGRMDERIALIVDPMLATAGTLVATVDMLKAAGCKRIKGLFLVAAPEGLERIVAVHPDIEIYTASIDQRLNEQGYILPGLGDAGDKIFGTKQLSAS, from the coding sequence ATGAAAATCGTCGAAGTACGCCACCCCCTGATTCAGCACAAGCTGGGCCTGATGCGCCGCGCGGGCATCAGCACCAAGGAATTTCGCGAGCTGGCCTCCGAAGTCGCCGCGTTGCTGACCTACGAAGCCACCAAGGACCTGGAAACGTTGAGCCAGGAGATCGAAGGCTGGGCCGGCCCCGTACAGGTGCAGCAGATCAAGGGCAAGAAGATCACCGTGGTGCCGATCCTTCGCGCTGGCCTGGGCATGCTGCCTGGCGTGCTCGACATGATCCCATCGGCCAAGGTCAGCGTGGTCGGCCTGCAGCGCGACGAGGAAACGCTCAAGCCGGTGACCTACTATGAAAAGCTCAGCGGCCGCATGGACGAACGCATCGCGCTGATCGTCGACCCCATGCTCGCCACAGCGGGCACCCTGGTCGCCACCGTGGACATGCTCAAGGCCGCTGGCTGCAAGCGCATCAAGGGACTCTTCCTGGTAGCGGCACCCGAAGGACTGGAGCGCATCGTGGCGGTCCATCCGGATATCGAGATCTACACCGCGTCGATCGACCAGCGCCTCAACGAACAGGGCTATATCCTGCCGGGGCTGGGCGATGCCGGAGACAAGATCTTCGGTACCAAGCAGCTTTCCGCAAGCTGA
- a CDS encoding aminotransferase class III-fold pyridoxal phosphate-dependent enzyme, which translates to MGVIDQLREMREFGGKPRTSGLDDATIERFASSHPALSQAIEEAVARHRDLRNDLSDFLKLDEVEQLETAQASFVNFYPDDGINPYVPAAARGPWVVTLKGAVIHDNGGYGMLGFGHNDEAIRAAMSAPQVMANVMTPNISQMRFAKAMDRELGRNRGSNPYTRYLCLNSGSESVSLACRIADVNAKTMTDVGGRYAGRTIKRLAVKGAFHGRTERPALYSDSTRKTYMQHLASYRHEDTLLTVAPYDIAQLEAAFADADRHGWFIEAMFLEPVMGEGDPGRALTPEFYKAARALTEAHGTLLLVDSIQAGLRAHGVLSITDYPGFEQLPAPDMETFSKALNAGQYPLSVLAVGERAAGLYRKGIYGNTMTGNPRALDVALATLNQLTDEVRSNIRERGKEFVDKLNALKNELGGLITKVQGTGLLFSCELAPEFKCYGAQSIEEYMRERGIGVIHGGVNSLRFTPHFNVTGAEVDLVVGAVRHALLHGPRKMKEADAA; encoded by the coding sequence ATGGGTGTGATCGATCAGTTGCGCGAAATGCGCGAATTCGGTGGCAAGCCGCGTACGTCCGGCCTGGACGACGCCACCATCGAGCGTTTTGCCAGCAGCCACCCGGCGCTGTCGCAGGCGATTGAAGAAGCGGTTGCGCGTCATCGCGATCTGCGTAACGACCTGTCCGATTTTCTCAAGCTCGACGAAGTCGAACAGCTGGAAACGGCGCAGGCGAGTTTCGTCAATTTCTACCCAGACGATGGCATCAACCCGTACGTTCCGGCCGCTGCGCGCGGCCCCTGGGTCGTCACGCTCAAGGGCGCGGTGATCCACGATAACGGCGGCTACGGCATGCTGGGCTTCGGCCATAACGACGAAGCGATTCGTGCAGCGATGAGCGCACCGCAGGTGATGGCGAACGTGATGACGCCGAACATCTCGCAGATGCGCTTTGCAAAGGCGATGGATCGCGAGCTGGGTCGCAACCGCGGCAGCAATCCGTACACGCGCTACCTGTGCCTCAACTCGGGTTCCGAGTCGGTGTCGCTTGCATGCCGCATCGCCGACGTCAACGCCAAGACCATGACGGATGTCGGCGGTCGCTACGCCGGCCGCACGATCAAGCGCCTGGCCGTGAAAGGTGCTTTCCACGGCCGCACCGAGCGGCCCGCGCTGTATTCGGACTCCACGCGCAAGACGTATATGCAGCATCTGGCGAGCTATCGCCACGAAGACACCCTGCTCACCGTCGCGCCTTACGACATTGCCCAGCTCGAAGCCGCCTTTGCCGATGCCGACCGCCATGGCTGGTTTATCGAGGCGATGTTCCTCGAACCGGTGATGGGCGAAGGCGATCCCGGCCGCGCCCTGACGCCCGAGTTCTACAAGGCGGCGCGTGCGCTGACCGAAGCACACGGGACGCTCCTGCTGGTCGATTCGATCCAGGCTGGCCTGCGTGCGCATGGCGTGCTGTCGATTACCGATTATCCGGGCTTCGAGCAGTTGCCCGCGCCCGATATGGAAACCTTCTCCAAGGCGCTGAACGCCGGTCAGTACCCGCTTTCGGTGCTGGCCGTGGGTGAACGCGCGGCGGGTCTGTATCGCAAGGGCATCTACGGCAACACCATGACCGGCAACCCGCGTGCGCTCGATGTGGCGTTGGCTACATTGAATCAGCTTACCGACGAAGTGCGCAGCAATATCCGCGAACGCGGCAAGGAATTCGTCGACAAGCTCAATGCACTCAAGAACGAGCTCGGCGGGTTGATCACCAAGGTCCAGGGCACCGGCCTGCTGTTCTCCTGCGAACTGGCGCCGGAGTTCAAATGCTATGGCGCGCAATCGATCGAGGAATACATGCGCGAACGCGGCATCGGCGTGATCCACGGTGGCGTCAATTCGCTGCGCTTCACCCCGCATTTCAACGTGACCGGCGCCGAGGTGGACCTGGTCGTAGGTGCAGTGCGTCACGCGCTGCTGCACGGGCCGCGGAAAATGAAAGAAGCCGATGCGGCCTGA
- a CDS encoding ABC transporter ATP-binding protein: MSNLQIPVARLVGTIKTYGALRALDGVDLMLQRGELLALLGPNGAGKSTAISLLLGLIRADKGTVELFGQDPQSIDARRRIGVMLQSASLPPVLRVGELLRLTASYYPSPRSVQESAEMAGIADLLKRPYAKLSGGQQRRVQFAMALCGRPELLFLDEPTVGMDIEARQKLWAAIRQLVAEGCAVVLTTHYLEEAEALADRVCVMAQGRVISEGSVDDLRARVALKRVRCMTHIDPQQLAAWPEVVEARRDGAKVWMSTANAEALVRRLLDADSSLSELEVQRAGLAEAFTELTRDAETATTIDREAA; the protein is encoded by the coding sequence ATGTCGAATCTGCAAATACCTGTCGCAAGGCTTGTTGGAACGATCAAAACCTACGGCGCGCTGCGTGCGCTCGATGGCGTCGATCTCATGTTGCAGCGCGGCGAACTGCTGGCGCTGCTGGGTCCTAACGGTGCCGGCAAAAGTACGGCCATCAGCCTGCTGCTTGGCCTGATCCGCGCCGATAAAGGCACCGTGGAGCTGTTCGGCCAGGATCCGCAGAGCATCGACGCGCGCCGGCGCATCGGCGTGATGCTGCAGTCGGCATCGTTGCCGCCGGTCCTGCGTGTCGGTGAATTGTTGCGGTTGACCGCGAGCTACTACCCGTCGCCGCGTTCCGTGCAAGAAAGTGCGGAGATGGCGGGTATCGCCGATTTGCTGAAGCGACCTTACGCGAAGTTGTCGGGCGGTCAGCAACGCCGCGTGCAATTTGCGATGGCGTTATGCGGCCGCCCTGAACTGCTGTTTCTGGACGAGCCGACGGTCGGCATGGACATCGAGGCGCGACAGAAATTGTGGGCGGCGATTCGTCAGCTGGTTGCCGAAGGCTGCGCCGTGGTGTTGACGACGCACTATCTCGAAGAGGCCGAAGCGCTTGCCGATCGCGTCTGCGTGATGGCGCAGGGGCGCGTGATCAGTGAAGGCAGCGTTGACGATCTGCGCGCTCGCGTTGCCCTGAAACGTGTCCGCTGCATGACGCATATCGATCCGCAACAGCTTGCCGCATGGCCTGAAGTGGTCGAGGCTCGTCGCGATGGCGCAAAAGTATGGATGTCGACCGCAAACGCGGAAGCCCTGGTGCGCCGGTTGCTGGATGCCGACAGCTCGCTGAGTGAGCTGGAAGTTCAACGTGCCGGACTTGCCGAAGCATTTACCGAGTTGACGCGAGACGCCGAGACCGCCACCACCATCGATCGCGAGGCTGCCTGA
- a CDS encoding sugar porter family MFS transporter — MSSVSGASPVAAAPAHGASSVFIIGLLASLAGLMFGLDIGVISGAQSFIQKDFHISDHALEWVVSSMMLGAAAGALGCGWLSSSLGRKRSLILGGFLFVIGSLGCALAPSPSILIMGRIVLGVAIGIASYTAPLYIAEIAPEAIRGRMISTYQLMITSGILVAFLSDTAFSYSGSWRWMLGVIAVPGILFLLGLFVLPDSPRWLLMRGEKKEAANVLMRLRGGERDQVDKEMADIEEQLKQPQMGFALFRQNANFRRSVWLGVLLQAMQQFTGMNVVMYYAPRIFQAMGYATEAQMWFTALVGLINVLATLIAMAVIDHWGRKPTLYTGFAVMAIGLGVVGTMMMGGAPSSHGMQLFTVIMLLVFIVGFAMSAGPLIWTLCSEIQPLKGRDFGIAASTFTNWITNMIVGLTFLSLLNGIGTAQTFWLYGGFNVLFLLLTFLLIPETKGVTLEHIETRLMAGEKLRDIGRQ, encoded by the coding sequence ATGTCCTCCGTCTCCGGCGCGTCTCCCGTGGCGGCCGCGCCAGCCCACGGCGCCTCCAGCGTCTTTATCATTGGCCTGCTGGCCTCGCTGGCCGGCCTGATGTTCGGGCTTGATATCGGTGTCATTTCCGGTGCCCAGAGCTTTATCCAGAAAGATTTTCATATCAGCGATCACGCCCTGGAATGGGTCGTGAGTTCCATGATGCTCGGCGCAGCCGCAGGCGCGCTGGGATGCGGCTGGCTATCGTCATCCTTGGGCCGCAAGCGTTCGCTGATCCTCGGCGGCTTTCTATTCGTGATCGGCTCGCTGGGATGCGCACTGGCGCCGTCGCCATCCATCCTGATCATGGGGCGCATCGTGCTTGGCGTCGCCATTGGCATTGCCAGCTATACGGCGCCGCTCTACATCGCAGAGATTGCACCCGAAGCCATCCGGGGCCGCATGATTTCCACCTATCAGCTGATGATCACCAGCGGCATCCTCGTGGCGTTTCTCTCCGACACCGCCTTCAGTTACAGCGGCTCCTGGCGCTGGATGCTGGGCGTGATCGCGGTGCCCGGCATCTTGTTCCTGCTGGGCCTTTTCGTACTGCCTGACAGCCCACGCTGGTTGCTGATGCGGGGCGAAAAGAAGGAAGCCGCGAATGTACTGATGCGCCTGCGTGGCGGCGAGCGCGATCAGGTCGACAAGGAAATGGCCGATATCGAAGAACAATTGAAGCAGCCGCAGATGGGCTTCGCTCTGTTTCGCCAGAACGCCAACTTCCGTCGTTCGGTATGGCTTGGCGTATTGCTGCAGGCGATGCAGCAATTTACCGGCATGAACGTGGTGATGTACTACGCCCCGCGGATCTTCCAGGCCATGGGCTACGCGACCGAAGCGCAGATGTGGTTCACCGCACTCGTTGGCCTGATCAATGTGCTGGCCACGCTGATCGCCATGGCGGTGATCGATCATTGGGGCCGCAAGCCGACGCTTTATACCGGCTTTGCCGTCATGGCAATCGGCCTTGGCGTGGTCGGCACCATGATGATGGGTGGCGCACCGAGCTCGCACGGCATGCAGTTGTTTACCGTCATCATGCTGCTGGTCTTTATCGTCGGCTTTGCCATGTCGGCCGGCCCGTTGATCTGGACCTTATGCTCGGAGATTCAGCCACTGAAGGGCCGCGACTTCGGTATCGCCGCATCCACCTTCACCAACTGGATCACCAATATGATCGTCGGCCTCACCTTCCTGAGCCTGCTCAACGGGATCGGCACCGCGCAGACGTTCTGGCTCTACGGCGGGTTCAACGTGCTGTTCCTGTTGCTGACCTTCCTGCTCATCCCCGAGACCAAGGGCGTCACGCTGGAGCACATCGAAACGCGACTGATGGCCGGTGAAAAGTTGCGCGATATCGGTCGGCAGTAA
- a CDS encoding PsiF family protein, whose translation MSKRLSLIVASAALVFAVATVHAADTKPLTAQQQKMSDCSKQNKGKKGDDYKNSVKACLSGTATPAPAPAKQTQQEKMKSCNAEAKTKAPTGDAHKAFMSSCLKGAPATP comes from the coding sequence ATGTCGAAGCGTTTGAGTCTGATCGTTGCCAGCGCCGCACTGGTATTCGCAGTCGCCACTGTTCACGCCGCCGACACCAAGCCGTTGACTGCTCAGCAGCAAAAAATGAGCGACTGCAGCAAGCAAAACAAAGGCAAGAAGGGCGACGACTACAAGAACTCCGTCAAAGCCTGCCTCTCGGGAACGGCCACCCCTGCGCCAGCTCCGGCCAAACAAACCCAGCAAGAAAAAATGAAGAGCTGTAACGCCGAAGCCAAGACCAAGGCACCGACCGGCGATGCTCACAAGGCCTTTATGAGCAGCTGCCTCAAGGGTGCACCCGCAACGCCGTAA
- a CDS encoding lamin tail domain-containing protein gives MEAKHVRRALAAALMAVVSVASAQAADLSISQFRVRGPSGGNDEFVELFNAGATAQDVSGFKLNGSNNAGTTGTRLTLPSGTSIAPGCYLLLTNGASGGYSGSVAGDFKYNTGITDDGGLAVLDASGQIVDQVGLSTGSAYKAGTPLTSLGTTNADKGYGRTTNAAGLPQNTGNNQADFVVVSPTVPHNSASACALLGESLSIADSSATVHGAANVNMPFTVTLSQPAPAGGVTVQATTVDGTATVANGDYDALDTTLNFAEGQTQASFNVVVHGRTTGSDNKAFQVKLSQPSGNLPLARDTATGTIRYDIPVAAEIWQIQGRNQLSPLAGKSVITTGNIVTAVGPAGFTMQTPDARADADPLTSNGVYVFTTSAPTVAVGDVVNVDASVGNFFNLTELENPTVTVTAHRARLPAPVVFGANTPSSDPNKLSCGTTNFQCFVGMRVVIENGMINTGNKRFSDQPFAEVSITANGKRSLRLPGVRFGTPIPDGVDLPNWSGNPEVFKMNTADFGAVPENTPFVGGSTFRAEGIISYDFGAYTFIPTSIKITHTAPMPGPVSPTPPYALRIGAFNTERFCDSTFDTVFTCSGGSTEPTPDQVTVKTQRLSAYIGSVLKLPDVLSVEEVETLPILQGLAQQLGDDYHVKYQAYLLPGHDPSGINVGFLVRSDRVHVLSVQQLAADETWNDNGATEFVHDHPPLLLTADARGMRFQVISVHAKARQNVDDDTAAAVRDRQKRFLQASSLARQVQQLQTTAPWQPLLVVGDFNSYQFSDGFVDVVGLVSGKYKDSENQLKLGKNIVSPTLWNAVDSVPANDRYSYLFTESFGPIQGYTAAGSGNTGRQVPTVQVLDNALLNRVAKARFLKMQYGRADLDAPVQTEDDATTATDMTKAIGVSDHDGFVVDLFAPGLFGQGGHDEHGGHDGHDGHGDHDGHNDHGDDHDHGHDDGHGWGY, from the coding sequence ATGGAAGCAAAGCACGTACGGCGCGCCCTCGCGGCGGCGCTGATGGCAGTCGTGTCGGTGGCCTCCGCGCAGGCGGCCGATCTGAGTATCAGTCAATTTCGGGTGCGCGGCCCGTCCGGCGGTAACGACGAGTTCGTCGAGTTGTTCAACGCCGGCGCCACCGCCCAGGATGTATCCGGGTTCAAGCTAAATGGCTCCAACAATGCAGGCACCACGGGCACGCGCCTGACGCTGCCCAGCGGCACCTCGATCGCGCCGGGCTGCTACCTGCTGCTGACCAATGGCGCCAGCGGCGGCTATTCCGGCAGCGTCGCGGGTGACTTCAAATACAACACCGGCATCACCGACGACGGTGGCCTGGCCGTACTCGATGCCTCGGGCCAGATCGTCGACCAGGTGGGCCTGTCCACCGGCTCGGCCTACAAGGCCGGCACGCCGCTGACTTCGCTGGGCACGACCAATGCCGACAAGGGCTACGGCCGCACCACCAACGCCGCGGGCCTGCCGCAGAACACCGGCAACAACCAGGCGGATTTCGTGGTGGTCTCGCCCACCGTGCCGCACAACAGCGCCAGCGCCTGCGCACTTCTGGGCGAATCGCTGTCGATCGCCGACTCCAGCGCCACCGTGCATGGCGCGGCCAACGTCAACATGCCGTTCACCGTGACGCTGAGCCAGCCGGCACCGGCCGGCGGCGTAACCGTACAGGCGACCACCGTGGACGGCACGGCGACCGTCGCCAATGGCGACTACGATGCCCTCGACACCACGCTGAACTTCGCCGAAGGCCAGACCCAGGCCAGCTTCAACGTCGTCGTGCACGGCCGCACCACCGGCAGCGACAACAAGGCGTTCCAGGTCAAGCTCAGCCAGCCCAGCGGCAACCTCCCGCTGGCGCGCGATACCGCCACCGGCACCATCCGTTACGACATCCCGGTCGCCGCCGAAATCTGGCAGATCCAGGGGCGCAACCAGTTGTCGCCGCTCGCCGGCAAGTCGGTCATCACCACCGGCAACATCGTCACCGCGGTTGGCCCGGCCGGCTTCACCATGCAGACGCCGGACGCCCGCGCCGATGCCGATCCGCTGACCTCCAACGGCGTCTACGTGTTCACCACCAGCGCACCGACGGTGGCTGTCGGTGACGTGGTGAACGTGGATGCGTCGGTCGGCAACTTCTTCAACCTCACCGAGCTGGAGAACCCGACCGTCACCGTGACCGCGCATCGTGCACGGTTGCCGGCCCCGGTCGTGTTCGGCGCCAATACGCCCTCCTCCGATCCCAACAAGCTGTCCTGCGGCACGACCAACTTCCAGTGCTTTGTCGGCATGCGCGTGGTGATCGAGAACGGCATGATCAACACCGGCAACAAGCGTTTCAGCGATCAGCCTTTTGCGGAGGTCAGCATCACCGCCAACGGCAAGCGCTCGCTGCGCCTGCCGGGTGTGCGCTTTGGCACGCCGATTCCCGATGGCGTGGATCTGCCCAACTGGAGCGGCAACCCGGAAGTGTTCAAGATGAACACCGCCGACTTCGGTGCCGTGCCGGAGAATACGCCGTTTGTCGGCGGCAGCACGTTCCGCGCCGAAGGCATCATCTCGTACGACTTCGGTGCGTACACGTTTATTCCGACCTCGATCAAGATCACGCACACCGCGCCGATGCCCGGCCCGGTATCGCCGACGCCGCCGTATGCGCTGCGCATCGGTGCGTTCAATACCGAGCGCTTCTGCGACAGCACGTTCGATACCGTCTTTACCTGCAGCGGCGGCAGCACCGAGCCCACGCCGGATCAGGTCACGGTAAAGACGCAGCGTCTGTCCGCCTATATCGGTAGCGTGCTGAAACTGCCCGACGTGCTGTCGGTGGAAGAAGTCGAGACCTTGCCGATCCTGCAAGGCCTGGCCCAGCAGCTGGGTGACGACTACCACGTGAAGTACCAGGCGTATCTGCTCCCGGGTCACGACCCGAGCGGCATCAACGTCGGCTTCCTGGTGCGCAGCGATCGCGTACATGTGCTGTCGGTGCAACAGCTTGCCGCCGACGAAACCTGGAACGACAACGGCGCGACCGAGTTCGTGCACGACCACCCGCCGCTCCTGCTCACCGCCGACGCGCGCGGCATGCGCTTCCAGGTGATCTCGGTGCACGCCAAGGCGCGCCAGAATGTCGACGACGATACCGCCGCGGCAGTGCGCGACCGGCAGAAGCGTTTCCTGCAGGCCAGCTCGCTGGCTCGCCAGGTACAGCAACTGCAGACCACCGCGCCGTGGCAGCCCTTGTTGGTGGTAGGTGATTTCAACTCCTACCAGTTCAGCGATGGCTTCGTGGACGTGGTCGGCCTGGTCTCGGGCAAGTACAAGGACAGCGAGAACCAGCTCAAGCTCGGCAAGAACATCGTCAGCCCGACGCTATGGAACGCGGTGGACTCGGTGCCTGCCAACGACCGTTACTCGTATCTGTTTACCGAGAGCTTCGGCCCGATCCAGGGTTATACCGCCGCGGGCTCGGGCAATACGGGCCGCCAGGTGCCGACCGTGCAGGTGCTCGACAACGCGCTGCTCAATCGCGTTGCCAAGGCGCGCTTCCTGAAGATGCAGTACGGTCGCGCCGACCTGGATGCACCAGTACAGACCGAGGACGACGCCACCACCGCCACCGATATGACCAAGGCGATCGGCGTGTCCGATCACGATGGTTTTGTGGTCGATCTGTTCGCGCCGGGTCTGTTTGGCCAGGGCGGCCATGATGAGCACGGTGGGCATGACGGCCATGACGGCCACGGCGATCATGATGGTCACAACGACCATGGTGACGACCATGACCACGGTCACGACGACGGGCATGGCTGGGGCTACTGA
- a CDS encoding ABC transporter permease has protein sequence MNAVTHKFSVAQAGATMSPQRVIAAYLEEIRSECLRYLRTPSFLLPTLLFPTVFYLMFGIFLGHANGPDAPRFFLAAYGTFGVMAPGLFGFGVSLAMERDNGLMTLKRALPMPPAAYLLGKMVMALMVAAVVIVLLLVMAIVLAHVPLSPGQVVTTFFTCVFGVLPFCAMGLFVGSLIKGQGAPGVINLIYLPMAFLSGLWFPLSILPKFLQQLGPVWPSYHLNQLALEAVGLEHGEALTHVAVLAIYTVFFTVVAARRLRRYG, from the coding sequence ATGAACGCCGTGACGCATAAGTTTTCCGTTGCGCAGGCTGGCGCGACCATGTCGCCGCAGCGCGTGATCGCTGCGTATCTCGAAGAAATTCGCAGCGAGTGTCTGCGATATCTGCGAACGCCCAGTTTCCTCTTGCCGACGTTGCTGTTTCCAACGGTCTTCTATCTCATGTTTGGCATCTTTCTCGGGCATGCGAACGGCCCGGATGCGCCGCGCTTCTTTCTGGCGGCCTACGGTACCTTCGGTGTCATGGCGCCTGGCTTGTTCGGCTTCGGTGTATCGCTGGCGATGGAGCGCGATAACGGCCTCATGACGCTCAAGCGAGCTTTGCCGATGCCACCGGCGGCCTATCTTCTAGGCAAGATGGTGATGGCCTTGATGGTGGCGGCGGTCGTCATTGTGTTGCTGTTGGTCATGGCGATTGTGCTGGCACATGTCCCGCTGAGCCCTGGTCAGGTCGTCACGACATTTTTCACCTGTGTGTTCGGCGTGCTGCCGTTCTGCGCGATGGGCCTGTTCGTCGGCAGCCTTATCAAGGGACAAGGCGCCCCCGGTGTCATCAACCTGATCTACCTGCCGATGGCGTTCCTCTCGGGCCTGTGGTTTCCCTTGTCGATCCTGCCGAAGTTCCTGCAGCAGCTTGGACCGGTCTGGCCGAGCTATCATTTGAACCAGCTGGCCCTCGAAGCAGTGGGCCTGGAGCACGGGGAAGCTTTGACGCACGTGGCCGTACTGGCGATCTACACGGTGTTCTTCACGGTGGTAGCCGCGCGGCGACTGCGCAGGTACGGGTGA
- a CDS encoding sensor histidine kinase — MNLESLRVWLKPAPDSSMTENMRNGKSPWTDFVHLLWSCWIFVTPLFGTGFDWRWAAFTAGSFPIFVALYLFYMAASRRAAQRYALAIAALGLALLPWYPSSTSYFIFGCVLLRSRGVGVIRHILGVAALSACYAAVAYFSGYPWQLMVSMPMVAFIITTIINVETMNEVHNAQLRLSHDEVRRLAATAERERIGRDLHDLLGHTLSLITLKLELSRKLFDRDPEAARREITDAENVARHALAEVRSAVTGIRATDLAAELASARLLLESTGVHLDYVLPALTLPLDMERALALILREAATNIARHAQATRALVSLEAADQWVRVVISDDGRGGVGEDGNGLCGMRERVRALGGRMEIQSAKGQGTTVRIDLPMPVHRPFDVTAPACSQADTALAPHHENRGLA; from the coding sequence ATGAATCTAGAAAGTCTGCGCGTCTGGTTGAAGCCGGCTCCCGACTCGTCCATGACGGAAAATATGCGCAACGGCAAGTCGCCATGGACGGATTTCGTCCATCTGCTCTGGTCGTGCTGGATCTTCGTTACGCCATTGTTCGGAACCGGCTTCGATTGGCGTTGGGCGGCGTTTACCGCTGGCAGCTTTCCGATATTCGTCGCGCTGTATCTGTTCTATATGGCGGCCTCGCGCCGCGCCGCGCAGCGGTACGCGCTGGCTATCGCAGCGTTGGGCCTGGCATTGCTTCCCTGGTACCCGAGTTCGACGAGCTATTTCATTTTCGGTTGCGTGCTGTTGCGCAGCCGCGGCGTCGGCGTCATCAGGCACATACTTGGCGTGGCCGCCTTGAGTGCCTGTTATGCAGCGGTAGCCTATTTCTCGGGTTATCCCTGGCAGCTGATGGTGTCGATGCCGATGGTGGCATTCATTATCACCACCATCATCAATGTCGAGACGATGAACGAGGTGCACAACGCGCAGCTGCGTTTGTCGCACGATGAAGTGCGCCGTCTTGCGGCAACGGCGGAGCGCGAACGGATCGGGCGCGACCTGCACGACCTGCTCGGCCATACGCTGTCGTTGATCACGCTCAAACTGGAGCTATCGCGCAAGCTGTTCGACCGCGATCCGGAAGCGGCCCGTCGTGAAATAACCGACGCAGAAAATGTCGCTCGCCATGCACTGGCCGAAGTGCGTTCGGCGGTCACCGGCATCCGTGCCACCGATCTGGCGGCCGAGTTGGCGTCGGCAAGATTGTTGCTCGAGTCGACCGGTGTGCACCTGGATTATGTGCTGCCAGCATTGACCCTGCCGCTGGATATGGAGCGCGCATTGGCGTTGATCCTGCGCGAAGCGGCGACCAATATCGCCAGGCACGCGCAGGCAACGCGTGCGCTGGTATCGCTCGAAGCGGCCGATCAGTGGGTACGCGTGGTGATCTCGGACGACGGTCGCGGCGGTGTTGGCGAGGACGGCAACGGTTTGTGCGGCATGCGAGAGCGCGTGCGTGCGCTGGGTGGGCGTATGGAGATTCAGTCTGCCAAGGGACAAGGTACGACGGTGCGTATCGATCTGCCGATGCCGGTCCACCGACCGTTCGATGTCACTGCTCCCGCCTGTTCGCAAGCCGATACTGCACTTGCCCCCCATCATGAAAACCGAGGTCTTGCATGA
- the pip gene encoding prolyl aminopeptidase — translation MSQQRRSLYPEIEPFDQGMLKVSALHTLYYEQSGNPNGKPVVFLHGGPGGGTNSKCRRFFDPKIYRIVLFDQRGCGRSTPHAELEGNTTWDLVADIERLREHLGVSAWQVFGGSWGSTLALAYAQTHPEKVTELVLRGIFMLRRWELEWFYQKGCDALYPDAWETYLSVIPEAERGDLMSAYHRRLTSTDATVRTEAARAWSVWEGATSFLYQDTTHIASSGEDEFALAFARIECHYFVHGGFFEHDDQLLRNVDRIRHIPTTIVQGRYDVVCPMRSAWDLHRAWPEADLRIVQDAGHSAFEPGITHELLEATDRFRG, via the coding sequence ATGTCGCAGCAACGCCGTAGCTTGTATCCCGAAATCGAGCCCTTTGATCAGGGCATGCTCAAGGTCTCAGCGTTGCATACGCTCTACTACGAGCAGAGCGGCAACCCGAACGGCAAGCCGGTGGTGTTTCTGCACGGCGGTCCGGGTGGCGGCACCAACAGCAAGTGCCGGCGTTTCTTCGATCCGAAGATCTATCGCATCGTTCTGTTCGACCAGCGTGGTTGCGGGCGTTCGACGCCGCACGCAGAGCTGGAAGGCAATACGACCTGGGATCTGGTCGCCGATATCGAGCGCCTGCGCGAACATCTTGGCGTGTCGGCTTGGCAGGTATTCGGCGGCTCCTGGGGATCGACGCTGGCGCTGGCGTATGCGCAGACGCATCCGGAGAAAGTTACCGAGCTGGTGCTGCGCGGTATTTTCATGCTGCGTCGCTGGGAACTGGAATGGTTCTACCAGAAGGGTTGCGATGCGCTGTATCCGGATGCGTGGGAAACCTATCTCAGCGTGATTCCGGAAGCCGAGCGCGGCGATTTGATGAGTGCTTACCATCGCCGCCTCACCAGCACTGATGCGACCGTCCGCACCGAAGCCGCGCGCGCATGGTCGGTGTGGGAAGGCGCGACCAGCTTCCTGTATCAGGACACCACGCATATCGCTTCCAGCGGCGAAGACGAATTCGCGTTGGCGTTTGCGCGGATCGAGTGCCATTACTTCGTGCATGGCGGTTTCTTCGAACACGACGATCAGCTACTGCGCAACGTCGATCGTATCCGGCATATTCCGACGACGATCGTGCAGGGGCGGTACGACGTGGTATGTCCGATGCGTAGTGCGTGGGACCTGCATCGTGCGTGGCCGGAGGCGGATCTTCGGATTGTGCAGGATGCAGGACATTCGGCGTTTGAGCCGGGTATTACGCATGAGTTGCTGGAGGCTACGGATCGGTTTCGCGGCTGA